A DNA window from Gimesia sp. contains the following coding sequences:
- a CDS encoding protein kinase, which translates to MTDHRERDYAEPHKAAGRTASRLSDLSEIVDVLLAAATMIRGCHQAGRLCGSIDASRIIQVEGRSEWRVTPAKEETSERVTFPAAATWYAVAEHAELQVLPLNIEEAQQRVDQAGVEFPVRLIDSFALGELACRIAGDCRVADYLQSPRVLQRIPSELHTLIDLTLGFDDDQRCEEIDALLYLLRNIQKALQTDTQRLTDASGPGNEPKTTVADTPESYARLPFDQIGHFQIVRRLGSGGMGDVYEGYDQSLKRTVAVKVLPPELGRHDSFVQRFYSEAASVAKIIHPHIVQIFFIGEDLGQHYFAMEYVEGESLVEQLSCGCLSVAAALNVIEQILQGLEAAHRAGLVHRDVKPGNILRERETDRYLLVDFGLVKSLNDDSGPTLSGTVLGTMDYISPEQGSSRGVDARSDLYSLGVVLYECLSGKLPFTADSPTGMIFQHVYERPVPLSEVAGPVPAAVTAIVSKMMAKDPAHRYADARAVLEDIRAFQQGELLPSHADQIVQNDVDYFFRPVARTSPAAAATAIISAPDFSDFDDELEVLNRGPTHLGERLVQRFFDWFEAKSPHWAEQLQNTQMQIDRAILKLERHRDHLSSLNRDAQLLLKQLQRDINAKSQITADTESGEDFLLEELRNACAEQEEQAETIQRQLHQVNARLAQVRTERDVLLARLNSADTRRGGSRPLRRRRVAVLLTLVAGCLLLIYLVRNAAVSIPVSGRSEPAGKVSLASQTGSLFQRWPVGSGPEIIIPLQARVRAMDIAVSRYVDQSAYTIVAALENNILLKYYYRKGLQNVTQDRFEGVPAGITVVTLSPQATLTAVAAGDHSIRVFETNKSGKEEYRRLEGHVQPVLNMAFSGDESTLVSLGDDRTVRFWDIRSGTEIRRFEVGRNSAQKLAANGNLSRLLIGNQIPIGDPLVLWNSLESRPEKVFPTEATPAQLALSTDARIALAFAAGRIDVWNALTAEKLRTFAPGSQAAAFAPEVNRAATLVNRSLKLWETTTGNLVETQDLQITSSKRAKLLLSENGTLGVVATDNKTLHFCLLPEVPLPDDLVYQFHARTPIHALDLAPDGIWLAGGGDGMIYVWNMNHPPASFELDSPNQISSLAFSPNGEYLAYGTGQEGARTNYVGVRKMDYTNRIQRFLKKTTDLKKLEDFEGPVSSVAWDPHGKQILAGSLSGQIKSWVPELNQVKSSLQLKVPVLQLSQFKDRTGWLMLTGDHGLELWNYDQTSPKDILQTAYEGIACAVSEKEQLIAIADRRGLIHLISEEDLGQRGVLQADSDLVTDLCFVPAAYLLAAAYRSGAVRLWDTRELSVVKEYRDGVSPATSLLASRDTRHLIAAMQDGNVNIWKLP; encoded by the coding sequence ATGACTGACCACCGCGAACGGGACTATGCAGAGCCTCACAAGGCAGCCGGACGAACGGCTTCCCGTCTGTCGGATCTGAGTGAGATCGTGGATGTTCTGCTGGCAGCAGCTACGATGATCCGCGGCTGTCACCAGGCAGGCCGCTTGTGTGGATCGATCGATGCTTCCCGGATCATACAGGTTGAAGGGAGGAGTGAATGGCGGGTAACCCCCGCGAAAGAGGAAACGTCCGAGCGAGTGACGTTCCCCGCAGCTGCCACCTGGTATGCTGTCGCAGAGCATGCGGAGTTACAGGTATTACCTCTGAATATCGAAGAGGCACAGCAGCGCGTGGACCAGGCGGGGGTAGAGTTCCCCGTGCGGCTGATTGACAGTTTTGCATTGGGAGAACTCGCCTGTCGAATCGCTGGGGATTGCAGAGTTGCGGATTATCTGCAAAGCCCCCGGGTTCTGCAACGGATTCCGTCTGAACTCCACACGTTGATCGATCTCACGCTGGGGTTCGATGACGATCAGCGCTGTGAGGAGATTGATGCTCTGCTGTACCTGCTGAGAAATATTCAAAAGGCTCTGCAAACGGATACGCAACGCCTGACTGATGCGAGCGGCCCGGGCAATGAGCCGAAAACTACCGTGGCGGATACGCCTGAATCGTACGCTCGACTGCCATTTGACCAGATTGGTCATTTTCAAATCGTCAGGCGGCTCGGTAGTGGGGGAATGGGTGATGTCTACGAGGGTTACGATCAGTCACTGAAACGCACCGTGGCCGTCAAGGTGCTGCCGCCGGAGCTGGGACGGCATGATTCGTTCGTGCAGCGATTCTATTCCGAAGCCGCCAGCGTGGCGAAAATCATTCATCCCCATATCGTTCAGATCTTTTTCATAGGCGAGGATCTGGGGCAACATTATTTTGCGATGGAATACGTCGAGGGAGAATCTCTGGTAGAACAGCTGTCGTGCGGATGTCTGTCTGTCGCGGCGGCGTTGAATGTCATCGAACAGATTCTGCAGGGTCTGGAAGCCGCGCATCGGGCCGGACTGGTTCATCGAGACGTCAAGCCGGGAAACATTCTCCGCGAGCGGGAAACGGACCGTTACCTGCTGGTGGATTTTGGTCTCGTCAAATCACTGAATGATGACAGCGGGCCGACGCTTTCCGGAACGGTCCTGGGGACAATGGATTACATTTCTCCCGAGCAGGGCAGTAGTCGGGGCGTGGATGCCCGTAGTGATCTTTATTCGCTGGGAGTCGTGCTTTATGAGTGTCTCAGCGGGAAGCTGCCTTTCACCGCAGACAGTCCCACTGGGATGATCTTTCAGCATGTGTATGAGAGGCCCGTGCCGCTGTCCGAAGTGGCGGGGCCGGTGCCTGCTGCTGTCACGGCGATTGTTTCAAAAATGATGGCTAAGGATCCGGCCCACCGCTATGCGGATGCCAGGGCCGTACTGGAGGACATCAGGGCCTTTCAGCAGGGAGAGCTGTTGCCTTCGCACGCCGATCAAATCGTCCAGAACGATGTCGATTATTTTTTCAGACCTGTGGCCAGAACTTCGCCTGCTGCCGCAGCAACGGCAATTATTTCCGCGCCCGACTTCAGTGATTTTGACGATGAACTGGAAGTGCTGAATCGCGGACCAACGCATCTTGGCGAACGGCTTGTGCAACGTTTCTTCGACTGGTTTGAGGCGAAGTCTCCGCACTGGGCGGAGCAGTTGCAGAATACCCAGATGCAGATCGACCGGGCGATATTGAAGCTGGAGCGGCATCGCGATCACCTGTCGTCTCTGAATCGGGATGCCCAGCTGCTGCTCAAGCAGTTGCAGCGGGACATTAACGCAAAATCACAGATTACCGCCGACACAGAAAGCGGAGAAGATTTCCTGCTGGAAGAACTGCGTAACGCCTGCGCGGAGCAGGAGGAACAGGCAGAAACGATACAACGGCAGTTGCATCAGGTGAATGCACGACTGGCACAGGTGCGAACGGAACGCGATGTGTTACTGGCGCGGTTGAACAGCGCGGATACCCGCAGGGGCGGGAGCCGTCCTCTCCGCAGACGGAGGGTTGCGGTACTGCTGACGCTGGTGGCAGGTTGCCTGCTGCTGATCTATCTCGTGAGAAATGCTGCTGTCAGCATTCCCGTCTCCGGGCGGTCGGAGCCTGCTGGGAAGGTTTCCCTGGCTTCGCAGACCGGCTCCCTGTTTCAGCGCTGGCCAGTCGGTTCCGGCCCGGAGATTATTATCCCGTTGCAAGCCAGGGTGCGTGCGATGGATATTGCTGTTTCCCGGTACGTCGATCAATCCGCTTACACGATAGTCGCTGCACTCGAGAACAATATATTGCTGAAATATTATTATCGTAAAGGTCTGCAGAATGTTACACAGGACAGATTTGAAGGTGTACCCGCCGGGATTACGGTGGTGACCCTTTCCCCGCAGGCAACTCTGACAGCTGTTGCTGCCGGCGATCACTCGATACGCGTGTTTGAAACGAACAAAAGTGGAAAGGAAGAATACCGCCGACTGGAAGGACACGTACAGCCGGTCCTGAATATGGCATTTTCGGGAGATGAATCGACACTGGTTTCGCTGGGGGATGATCGAACCGTCCGTTTCTGGGACATCCGATCCGGAACGGAGATCCGGCGTTTCGAAGTCGGTCGAAACAGTGCGCAGAAGCTGGCTGCTAATGGAAATCTGAGTCGACTTCTGATTGGAAATCAGATACCCATCGGTGACCCACTGGTGCTGTGGAACTCGTTGGAGTCGCGACCGGAAAAGGTGTTTCCTACTGAAGCAACACCTGCCCAGCTGGCGCTTTCGACAGATGCGCGAATCGCGCTCGCCTTTGCGGCTGGTCGCATAGATGTGTGGAATGCACTGACTGCGGAAAAACTGCGTACTTTCGCTCCCGGGAGCCAGGCAGCAGCATTTGCACCCGAAGTTAACCGTGCGGCAACGCTGGTCAACCGGAGTCTGAAACTCTGGGAGACCACGACAGGGAATCTGGTTGAAACGCAGGATTTACAGATTACGTCCAGCAAGCGAGCAAAACTGCTGCTGTCAGAAAATGGGACCTTGGGCGTGGTGGCGACTGATAATAAGACGCTGCATTTTTGCCTGCTGCCCGAGGTCCCTCTTCCTGATGATTTAGTGTATCAGTTTCACGCCAGAACACCGATTCATGCGCTGGATCTTGCACCCGATGGAATCTGGCTTGCGGGTGGCGGAGATGGAATGATCTATGTGTGGAACATGAATCATCCGCCAGCGAGTTTTGAACTGGATTCTCCAAATCAGATTTCGAGTCTGGCATTTTCTCCGAATGGGGAGTACCTCGCATACGGAACGGGACAGGAAGGTGCCAGAACCAATTATGTGGGGGTACGAAAAATGGATTACACCAATCGGATACAGCGATTCCTCAAAAAAACAACCGACTTGAAGAAACTGGAAGACTTCGAAGGTCCGGTTTCATCCGTCGCCTGGGATCCGCACGGTAAACAGATTCTCGCAGGCAGTCTGAGCGGGCAGATCAAGAGCTGGGTTCCGGAACTGAACCAGGTCAAATCGTCGCTCCAGCTCAAAGTGCCCGTACTGCAATTAAGTCAGTTCAAGGATCGCACCGGTTGGCTGATGCTCACGGGGGATCACGGGCTGGAACTCTGGAATTATGATCAGACTTCGCCAAAAGACATTCTGCAGACAGCTTATGAGGGGATCGCCTGTGCTGTCTCTGAGAAAGAACAGTTGATTGCCATTGCCGATCGGAGAGGGTTGATTCATCTGATCTCCGAGGAAGATCTGGGGCAACGGGGAGTCCTGCAGGCTGATTCTGACCTGGTGACGGATCTCTGCTTTGTTCCCGCTGCATACCTGTTGGCGGCCGCATACCGGAGTGGTGCGGTTCGGTTGTGGGATACCCGTGAGCTCAGTGTGGTTAAAGAATATCGTGATGGTGTTTCACCTGCGACGTCGCTGTTAGCGAGTCGTGATACCAGGCATCTGATTGCCGCGATGCAGGATGGAAACGTTAATATCTGGAAGCTTCCCTGA